In Thermodesulfobacteriota bacterium, the genomic window AGCGCGGCCTCGGCGATGCCGATGCCGTTATCCCGCACCGAGAACCGCCACTGGCTGCCGTCCTTGGCCACCCCGACGTGCACCACGCAGGGGCCGTTGTTCTGGCGAAACTTGATGGCATTGCTGATGAGGTTCTGGAAGAGCTGCATGAGCTGGGTGGCGTCTCCCAGCACCACCGGCAGCGCGTCGTGGGTCACCACCGAGCCGGACTTGCGGATACGGCTGCCCAGGTTGGCCAGGGCCTTGGCCAGGACCTGCTCCGCATCCGTCGGCCGGAGGCGGTCAGCCCGGCTCGCCACCCGGCTGAATTCCAGGAGGTCGCTGATGAGCTGCGACATGCGGGTCGCGCCCTCGACCGCGTAGGTGATGAACTGCCGGGCCTTGTCGTCCAGCTGCGGCTTGTAGCGGTCGTCGAGCAGCTTCAGAAAGCCCTTGACCATCCTGAGCGGCTCCTGCAGGTCGTGGCTGGCCACGTAGGCGAACTGCTGCAGGTCCTCATTGGAGCGCCGCAGCTCGTCCACCGCTCGCCGCAGCGCCTCGTCGCCCTCCTTGAGCTCGGTGATGTCCTGGGCGATCCCGAAACCGCCCAGAAGACGGCCTCCCGCATCCCGTTCCAGGTAGGCCTTCTCCCGGACCCACTTGACCCGGCCGTCCACCACGATCCGATGCTCGAGGTCATAAGGGGCGCCGCCCAACGCCGCCTCCCATTGGGCGGCCACCTGCTCGCGGTCATCGGGATGGACAGCCTTCAGAAAGGCCTCGTAGGTCAGGGGCGTGCCCGGTGGCACCCCGAAGATGCGGTAGGTCTCGTCGGACCAGGCGAGCGTGTTCTCCCGGGTGTCCAGGCGCCAGCTCCCGATCTGCCCTACCGCCTGGGCGCGGTCAAGATCTTCCCGGCTGCGCCGCAGGGCCTCCTCGGCCGCCTTGCGGGCGGTGGTCTCCTCGACCACCATGCTGAGGCCCGTCACCTGGCCCTGGGCATCGGTGATCGGCAGCCACTGTTCCAGGAAGCTGCGCTTGACCCCTGGCTGGGCCGGGGTCTCGCTGACGATCTCGATGTCTTCCTGCGGCTGGCCGGTGGTCAGGATGCGGCGCAGCATCGGCCCGGCGACCTCAGCCAGCTCGGGCAGAAGATCCCGCATCCGTTTGCCGATGTGGGCCGGGGCCGGGATGCCGTGCATCTCCGCCAGGCGCTCGTTGATGCGCACGAAGCGCAGCTCCCGGTCCAGCACCCCGAGGCCCACCGGTGCGCTGCGGTACAGGTCTTCGATCTCGGCCAGGCGCTGCCGTGCCAGATCCTCGGCCCGGCGGCGGTCGGTGACATTGCGGCCGTACATGTTGGCGTAGCCTTCCGCCGGGACGGGAGCGACGGCCACTGCAAAAAGGATGTCCCCCAGCTCCATATCCTCTTCGATGGTGCTGCCCTCGGCCAGGGCCTGCCTGGCCAGGCGCCGCAGCTCCTCCTGGGGCAGGAGCTGGCCGACTTCACCACGCCAGGCCGGCTGGGCCCGGGCCGCGGGGTTCTGGTAGAGGACCACGCCGCTGGCCGAGACGCGGATGACCGGATTGGGGTTTTCCGCCGGGAAGCGTCCCACCCAGTGGGCCCGGGCCTCGCTGACCCGCAAGGCGTCGGTCAGCTCCTTGAGCCCGGTGACATCGGCGAAGGTGACCACCACCCCTTCGACACGGCCACTTTGGGTCCGGTAGGGCAGGATACGCCGGCTGTGCCAGGTACCGTCCTCGGCCTGCACCTCGGCCGCTGCCGGCGCCAGGCCCTTGAGCACCCGCCGCGCGTCATCCAGGAAGATCGGATCCTGGAACCGGCGCACCACCTCGGTGATGGGCCGGCCGATATCGCTGTCGATCAGGCTGAAGAGCCGAGTGACGGCCGGGGTGAACCGGCGGACCCGCAGGTCCTGGTCCAGAAAGAGCGTCGCCACCCCGCCGGAGACCAGGAGGTTGGCGATGTCGTTGCCAGCCCGCTCCAGCTCCGCCACCTTCTCCTGGAGCCGCTGGTTGACCGCCTGCAGCTCCTCGTTCAGGCTGTGCAGCTCCTCCTGGGAGGTGTGCAGCTCCTCGTTGGCCGCCTGCAGCTCCTCGTTGGCGGACATGGCCTCTTCATTGGCCGCCCGGAGGTGCTCGTTGGACTGCTCCAGCCGCTCGATGGTGCCGGAGAGCTCCTCGCGGGTGAGCAAAAGCTCGTCCTCCACCTGGCTGAGCCGGCTGGGCGCTGCCTCGACCGCCGTTCCCCGGGCTGCCCGCGTCACCCGCTGCCGCTCGAAGGTCACCAGGAACAGGCCCTCAGCCTCGGGGGACTGCCGCAGAGGGCTGACCGTGACCCGCACCGGCAGGAGCCGGCCGCCTTTCTTCACCCGGGCCTGCACGGCGATCCTGGCATTCTCGCTCACCGCCTGGCCCAGGGCCGACGCCAGCCGGTGCTGCAAGCCTTCCCGGGCGGCATCCACCAGAAGACCGGTCTGGACGCCGGGCGGCAGGTGGAGAAAGTCCCCGAGGTCGCCGTGGAGAAAAAGGGGCGCGCCGTGGCGGTCCACGACCACAGAAGGCGGGCCGAACCGCTCGGCGATCCCCTGGTGGGCCATCTCCGCCAGCCGCGGGCGGGGACGGGACTGGGCGGGCAGGGCCGGCAGCAGCCGGCCGGCGGCACGGCGCGGCAGATCAAGGCCGATGGGGGTGGCCAGGCCCTTCTTGCGGTAGATCCGCCAGCGGGTCGATACCGGATCGAACAGGTGCTCGTGGCCACTCACGGTCTCGGCCGCGCCCAGGAAGAGGTAGCCGCCCTCCCGCAAGGCGAAATGGAACAGCTGGATGATCCGTCGTTGCGCCGGTTGATCGAGGTAGATGAGGAGGTTGCGGCAGCTCACCAGGTCGAGTCTGGAGAACGGTGGGTCGCAGGTCAGGTCCTGCTGGGCAAAGACCATGACCTCCGAGAGCGGCTTGGCCACCTGGTAGCCGCCCTCCTGGCGCTCGAAATAGCGGGCCAGGCGGGCCGGCGTCACCCCTTTCATCTCCTCCTCGGCGTACTGCCCCGCCCGGGCGCCGCGGACGGCCGCCTCGTCGGCATCGGTGGCAAAAAGTTGCAGGCCCAGCGCCTTGCCGCTTTTCTCAATCGCTTCGGCGAAGAGGATGCCCAGGCTGTACGCCTCCTTGCCATTGGCGCAGGCCGGCACCCAGGCCCGCAGGGTGGAATGCGGCGGCGCGGCAGCGACCACTTCGACCACGACCTTGTCCTGCAAGAAAAGCCAGGCCTCGGCCTGCCGGAAGAACGCGGTGACGCCGATCAGGAGGTCCTGGCGCATGGCGGCTGGCTCTCCGCGATGGGTGCGCAGCAGGCGGGCGTAGTCGTCGAAGGTGGCCAGGCCGTGGAGGGCCATCCGCCGGCGGATCCGGCGCTCCAGGGTGGCCCGCTTGTAGCAGTGGAAATCGTGACCGGTAAAGGCCTGGATCGCGGCCAGGACGGCCGCCAGACCGGCCTCCTCCTCCTGGCGGGTGGTGAGGGCGAGAAGCTCGCTGGCCCGCTGCCGCAGATAGGCGCTGAGCCCGGCCGGTGGCAGCACCGCATCGGCATGGCCGGCGGCGATGGCGCTGGCCGGCATCTCCGGGAAATCGGCGCTCGCCGGCGTCTGGGCCACGGTGGCGCCGCCCAGGGTCTTGATCTCCGCCAGCCCGTGGGTGCCGTCCGTGCCGCTGCCCGACAGGATCAGCCCCACCGCCCGGTGGCCCTGATCGACGGCCAGGGTGCAGAAGAAATGGTCAACGGGCAGCACGAGGCTCTGGCACTGCGCCACGTCCAGAACCGTCAGCCGGCCTCCGGTCAGGGACAGGGACTTGCCGGGGGGGGTGACGTAGACATGATCCGCCTCGATGGCAGCGCCATCCACCGCCTCCACCACCGCCAGCGACGTCTCACCGGCCAGCGTGCTGGCGACGTCGCTGTCCGCCGGCGCCGGCAGGTGAAAAACAATCACCAGCGCCAGCCCCTGGCCCTGTTCCAGGCCGGCCAGGAGGGTGCGCAGGGGCGTAAGCCCCCCGGCCGAGGCGCCGATACCGGCCACCAGCACCGGCCGCCGGCGCCCGCCCG contains:
- a CDS encoding CheR family methyltransferase; translation: MRQPDAPAPPCAALASGKTAPQPGGIMPVAVPAPGGRRRPVLVAGIGASAGGLTPLRTLLAGLEQGQGLALVIVFHLPAPADSDVASTLAGETSLAVVEAVDGAAIEADHVYVTPPGKSLSLTGGRLTVLDVAQCQSLVLPVDHFFCTLAVDQGHRAVGLILSGSGTDGTHGLAEIKTLGGATVAQTPASADFPEMPASAIAAGHADAVLPPAGLSAYLRQRASELLALTTRQEEEAGLAAVLAAIQAFTGHDFHCYKRATLERRIRRRMALHGLATFDDYARLLRTHRGEPAAMRQDLLIGVTAFFRQAEAWLFLQDKVVVEVVAAAPPHSTLRAWVPACANGKEAYSLGILFAEAIEKSGKALGLQLFATDADEAAVRGARAGQYAEEEMKGVTPARLARYFERQEGGYQVAKPLSEVMVFAQQDLTCDPPFSRLDLVSCRNLLIYLDQPAQRRIIQLFHFALREGGYLFLGAAETVSGHEHLFDPVSTRWRIYRKKGLATPIGLDLPRRAAGRLLPALPAQSRPRPRLAEMAHQGIAERFGPPSVVVDRHGAPLFLHGDLGDFLHLPPGVQTGLLVDAAREGLQHRLASALGQAVSENARIAVQARVKKGGRLLPVRVTVSPLRQSPEAEGLFLVTFERQRVTRAARGTAVEAAPSRLSQVEDELLLTREELSGTIERLEQSNEHLRAANEEAMSANEELQAANEELHTSQEELHSLNEELQAVNQRLQEKVAELERAGNDIANLLVSGGVATLFLDQDLRVRRFTPAVTRLFSLIDSDIGRPITEVVRRFQDPIFLDDARRVLKGLAPAAAEVQAEDGTWHSRRILPYRTQSGRVEGVVVTFADVTGLKELTDALRVSEARAHWVGRFPAENPNPVIRVSASGVVLYQNPAARAQPAWRGEVGQLLPQEELRRLARQALAEGSTIEEDMELGDILFAVAVAPVPAEGYANMYGRNVTDRRRAEDLARQRLAEIEDLYRSAPVGLGVLDRELRFVRINERLAEMHGIPAPAHIGKRMRDLLPELAEVAGPMLRRILTTGQPQEDIEIVSETPAQPGVKRSFLEQWLPITDAQGQVTGLSMVVEETTARKAAEEALRRSREDLDRAQAVGQIGSWRLDTRENTLAWSDETYRIFGVPPGTPLTYEAFLKAVHPDDREQVAAQWEAALGGAPYDLEHRIVVDGRVKWVREKAYLERDAGGRLLGGFGIAQDITELKEGDEALRRAVDELRRSNEDLQQFAYVASHDLQEPLRMVKGFLKLLDDRYKPQLDDKARQFITYAVEGATRMSQLISDLLEFSRVASRADRLRPTDAEQVLAKALANLGSRIRKSGSVVTHDALPVVLGDATQLMQLFQNLISNAIKFRQNNGPCVVHVGVAKDGSQWRFSVRDNGIGIAEAALERVFVIFQRLHTREQYSGTGIGLAICKKIVERHGGRIWVESRVGEGSIFFFTLPEAS